One genomic window of Candidatus Pseudobacter hemicellulosilyticus includes the following:
- the tsaD gene encoding tRNA (adenosine(37)-N6)-threonylcarbamoyltransferase complex transferase subunit TsaD: MSVTILAIESSCDETSAAICRDGLILSNFIANQTVHEQYGGVVPELASRAHMQHIVPVVDAALQKAGCTLKDLQAIAFTQAPGLVGSLLVGAQFAKSLALALDLPLIAVHHMQAHVLANCIDDPRPGFPFLCLTVSGGHTQIVQCNSPTDLQILGETMDDAAGEAFDKSAKLLGLPYPGGPLVDKYAREGNPKAFAFPEPQIPGLNFSFSGLKTAILYFLQENTSRDPQFVEQNLNDICASIQHRIITILMNKLKKAATETGIRDICIAGGVSANSGLRAALETTGKQQHWNTFIPAFQYCTDNAGMIAITAYYKYLAGDFSPLSAAVSAKAEW, encoded by the coding sequence ATGAGCGTTACCATCCTTGCGATAGAGTCCTCCTGCGATGAAACTTCGGCAGCCATCTGCCGGGATGGCCTGATATTATCCAATTTCATTGCCAACCAGACCGTGCACGAACAGTATGGCGGCGTGGTGCCCGAGCTGGCATCCCGGGCGCATATGCAGCATATTGTGCCGGTGGTGGATGCCGCCCTGCAAAAGGCAGGCTGCACGCTCAAAGATCTCCAGGCTATTGCTTTTACCCAGGCCCCCGGCCTGGTAGGCTCCCTGCTGGTAGGCGCCCAGTTTGCCAAATCACTGGCGCTGGCCCTGGACCTGCCGTTGATTGCCGTACACCATATGCAGGCGCATGTCCTGGCCAACTGCATTGATGATCCCAGACCCGGCTTCCCTTTTCTTTGCCTCACCGTCAGTGGCGGCCATACACAGATTGTACAATGCAATTCGCCCACCGATCTGCAGATCCTCGGTGAAACCATGGATGACGCCGCCGGTGAAGCCTTCGACAAATCCGCAAAATTGCTGGGCCTCCCCTACCCGGGCGGCCCGCTCGTTGATAAATATGCCCGTGAGGGGAATCCCAAAGCCTTTGCCTTTCCGGAACCACAGATACCCGGGCTCAATTTCAGCTTCAGCGGCCTGAAGACCGCCATCCTGTATTTCTTACAGGAAAATACCAGCCGTGATCCGCAGTTTGTTGAGCAAAACCTCAACGATATCTGCGCCTCCATCCAGCACCGCATCATCACCATCCTGATGAACAAGCTGAAGAAAGCAGCCACAGAAACAGGCATCCGGGATATCTGTATAGCAGGTGGCGTTTCGGCCAACAGCGGCCTGCGTGCAGCACTGGAAACTACCGGTAAACAACAGCACTGGAATACTTTCATCCCCGCCTTCCAGTACTGCACGGACAATGCCGGGATGATTGCCATCACCGCCTATTATAAATACCTGGCCGGCGACTTTTCCCCCCTGTCCGCCGCCGTATCTGCAAAAGCGGAATGGTAA
- a CDS encoding GNAT family N-acetyltransferase has product MIETTRLLIIPLTVPSLELYLLGEDRFEEAHQLARNNRTVSREVFRMVQAITLPNMRREPDDGYLFHTFWLVIERSSKTVVAELGFKGTPNARGEVEIGYGTMPARQREGFMTEAVGALVVWARKRNEIASIVAETDQGNNASQKVLHRNGFTQYNKKENMLWWRFNLK; this is encoded by the coding sequence ATGATAGAGACCACCCGTTTACTGATCATTCCATTGACCGTCCCCAGCCTGGAATTATACCTTCTGGGTGAGGACCGTTTTGAAGAGGCTCATCAGCTTGCCCGGAATAACCGGACGGTATCACGCGAGGTATTCAGGATGGTGCAGGCCATTACCCTGCCCAATATGCGGCGGGAGCCGGACGATGGCTACCTGTTCCATACATTCTGGCTGGTCATTGAACGATCCAGCAAGACGGTGGTGGCGGAACTGGGCTTTAAAGGGACCCCCAATGCCCGCGGCGAAGTGGAAATAGGCTATGGCACCATGCCGGCCCGGCAGCGGGAGGGGTTTATGACCGAGGCGGTAGGCGCCCTGGTTGTCTGGGCGCGTAAGAGGAACGAAATTGCCAGTATTGTGGCGGAAACTGACCAGGGCAATAATGCCTCCCAGAAGGTCCTGCACCGGAACGGATTTACCCAGTACAACAAGAAGGAAAATATGCTTTGGTGGCGGTTCAATCTGAAATAA
- a CDS encoding YhcH/YjgK/YiaL family protein, whose protein sequence is MVIDKLINAANYYCLHPRLQQAFAFLISRDLEALDALEKGKHPIDGDNLFAIVNFYDTVDPATEQMESHKKYIDLQFIVTGQELIGHAFLEAQTPSQAYDAEKDFMLFAETPDFFTKLEAGSFAIFFPTDLHMPNLRVIGPEPVKKIVIKIAVSE, encoded by the coding sequence ATGGTTATTGATAAACTGATCAACGCTGCCAACTATTATTGCCTGCATCCCCGGCTGCAACAGGCTTTTGCCTTCCTCATAAGCCGGGACCTCGAAGCCCTGGACGCCCTGGAAAAAGGGAAACATCCTATTGACGGTGATAACCTGTTTGCCATAGTCAATTTCTATGATACTGTTGATCCTGCCACTGAGCAGATGGAATCACATAAAAAATATATTGACCTCCAATTTATAGTGACCGGTCAGGAACTGATAGGGCATGCCTTCCTGGAAGCACAGACGCCCAGCCAGGCCTATGATGCAGAAAAGGACTTCATGCTCTTTGCTGAAACGCCGGATTTCTTTACCAAGCTGGAAGCCGGTAGTTTCGCCATCTTTTTCCCTACCGACCTGCATATGCCCAATCTCCGGGTTATCGGACCGGAGCCGGTGAAGAAGATCGTGATCAAGATCGCCGTGAGCGAATAG
- a CDS encoding NAD(P)-dependent oxidoreductase — MLTIGLIREGKVPSDNRVALTPAQCKWLHKAVPGIRVVAQSSPLRCFSDREYQSAGVEVLEDMTHCDVLMGIKEVPVSMLIPGKTYLFFSHTKKQQPYNQALFQAVIRKGITLIDYECLEHEDGQRILGFGFFAGVVGAHNGMMAYGKRTGAYDLVRVYQQRSFRELIHTYFGLKVPPVKIAITGSGRVAHGILEVMNLMGIHEVEPEDYLLRQYAYPVYTQLKGGDLYQPAAGGAYNRSQFHEKPELYTCRFLPYAAETDILMNGIYWEPRMPRLFEQADVQQSLFRISTIADITDDAFGSVPINLGDQTIEDPVYGVDRQTLSKTAAYSKGSVDVMAVGNLPNELPRDASRYFGEQLIKHVLDDLLRNREAPVLRRATMVQEGRLTPDFHYLEAYATATL, encoded by the coding sequence ATGCTGACAATCGGTCTGATCAGAGAGGGCAAAGTGCCTTCCGACAACCGGGTGGCACTCACTCCGGCCCAGTGTAAATGGCTGCATAAGGCTGTGCCGGGGATCAGGGTAGTAGCCCAGTCCTCGCCGCTGCGCTGCTTTTCTGACAGGGAATACCAGTCGGCCGGCGTGGAAGTCCTCGAAGACATGACCCATTGCGATGTATTGATGGGGATCAAGGAAGTGCCTGTGAGCATGCTGATACCCGGTAAGACCTACCTTTTCTTCTCCCATACCAAAAAACAGCAGCCCTATAACCAGGCCCTGTTCCAGGCAGTGATCCGGAAAGGGATCACGCTGATAGATTATGAATGCCTGGAGCATGAGGACGGGCAGCGTATACTGGGCTTCGGCTTTTTTGCCGGCGTAGTAGGAGCGCACAATGGTATGATGGCCTATGGTAAAAGGACCGGCGCCTACGACCTGGTCCGCGTGTACCAGCAACGCAGCTTCCGTGAACTGATCCATACTTATTTTGGACTCAAGGTCCCGCCAGTCAAAATAGCTATAACGGGCAGCGGCCGGGTGGCCCATGGTATCCTGGAAGTGATGAACCTGATGGGCATCCATGAAGTGGAGCCGGAAGATTATTTATTGCGACAATACGCTTATCCCGTGTATACCCAGCTGAAGGGGGGGGATCTCTACCAGCCAGCAGCAGGTGGGGCCTATAACCGCAGCCAGTTCCATGAAAAACCGGAATTATATACCTGCCGCTTCCTGCCTTATGCGGCTGAAACGGATATACTGATGAACGGCATCTACTGGGAGCCTCGTATGCCCAGGCTCTTTGAGCAGGCCGATGTGCAGCAGTCATTGTTTCGCATCAGCACCATCGCAGATATCACGGATGATGCTTTTGGTTCGGTCCCCATTAACCTGGGCGATCAGACCATTGAAGACCCCGTGTATGGAGTAGACAGGCAGACCCTCAGCAAAACAGCGGCCTATAGTAAGGGCAGTGTAGATGTAATGGCAGTGGGCAACCTGCCCAATGAATTGCCCAGGGATGCCAGCCGGTATTTTGGTGAACAGCTGATCAAACATGTGCTGGACGACCTGCTCCGCAACCGCGAAGCGCCGGTGCTGCGCCGCGCCACTATGGTGCAGGAAGGCAGGCTGACGCCCGACTTCCACTACCTGGAGGCTTATGCCACCGCTACCTTATAA
- a CDS encoding AAA domain-containing protein codes for MDYFKKLQALLQTERREDEQLFRQQHEILSVSARRANGLSWYPIAIRDTEMSRGDYLTVEVERTTHQELPHLLRFGAAAALFSNHDPEQNKVEGIITHVGGNKLKLTLRTDELPDWSRDGKLGIDLLFDDNSYDEMQAALKQAMGRVEKREEGQLIRVLTGSAEPGSSTDAATVSIPRLNAGQQAAVNTIIAANDLAIVHGPPGTGKTTTLVQAIKALINLEPQRILVVAPSNTAVDLLSEKLSEEGLNVLRVGNPNRVSERLQSLTLENKMAAHASNKEIKKLKRQANEYRDMAHKYKRHFGKAEREQRKALFDEARKIGREVEATEQYILKDLLSRAQVVTATLVGANHYTVRDQQYHTVVIDEAGQALEPACWIPILKARKLVLAGDHCQLPPTVKSADAARNGLSTTLLEKAVALQPGAVTLLEEQYRMHEAIMGFSSAEFYEGRLLAHASVAQRMLFAGDKPLSFVDTAGCGFEEKTEGTAISNPEEAAFLLKHLTGLVRELDTHYSIKDFPSIGIISPYRLQIEVLKELILHNTELLPYAAFITVNTIDSFQGQERDIVYIGLTRSNADNRIGFLSEVRRMNVAMTRARKKLVVIGDSATLSQSDFYADFIGYAEKQEAYLSAWEFMDI; via the coding sequence ATGGATTATTTCAAAAAGCTGCAGGCCCTCCTGCAGACTGAGCGCAGGGAAGATGAGCAATTATTCCGTCAGCAACATGAAATACTGTCCGTATCCGCCCGCAGGGCCAATGGACTGAGCTGGTATCCTATTGCCATCCGTGATACGGAAATGAGCCGGGGCGATTACCTCACCGTGGAAGTGGAACGCACTACCCACCAGGAGCTGCCGCACCTGCTGCGCTTTGGCGCAGCTGCCGCCCTGTTCTCCAACCATGATCCCGAACAAAATAAAGTAGAAGGCATCATTACCCATGTGGGCGGCAATAAGCTGAAGCTGACGCTGCGCACGGATGAACTGCCCGATTGGTCCCGGGACGGTAAACTGGGCATAGACCTGCTTTTTGACGACAACAGTTATGATGAAATGCAGGCTGCCCTCAAACAGGCCATGGGCCGGGTGGAAAAAAGGGAAGAAGGACAGCTGATCCGCGTACTGACCGGTTCCGCTGAACCGGGATCCTCCACCGATGCCGCCACCGTGTCCATTCCCCGCCTCAACGCAGGGCAGCAGGCCGCTGTCAATACCATCATTGCCGCCAATGACCTGGCCATTGTCCATGGTCCGCCCGGCACCGGTAAAACCACCACGCTGGTGCAGGCTATCAAGGCGCTGATCAACCTGGAACCCCAGCGGATCCTGGTAGTGGCGCCCAGTAATACGGCCGTGGACCTGCTCAGTGAAAAGTTATCGGAAGAGGGGCTGAATGTGTTGCGGGTGGGTAATCCCAACCGGGTGTCTGAGCGGTTGCAGTCGCTCACGCTGGAAAACAAGATGGCAGCCCATGCCAGCAATAAAGAGATCAAAAAGCTGAAGCGCCAGGCCAATGAATACCGCGATATGGCGCATAAGTATAAACGTCATTTTGGTAAGGCCGAACGGGAACAGCGCAAGGCCCTCTTTGACGAGGCCCGTAAGATCGGCAGGGAAGTGGAGGCCACGGAGCAATATATCCTGAAAGACCTGCTCTCCCGCGCACAGGTAGTCACTGCCACTTTGGTAGGGGCCAATCATTACACGGTGCGCGACCAGCAATACCATACGGTGGTGATTGATGAGGCCGGTCAGGCCCTGGAGCCTGCCTGCTGGATACCCATTCTCAAAGCGCGTAAACTGGTGTTGGCCGGAGACCATTGCCAGCTGCCGCCCACGGTGAAGTCGGCCGATGCCGCCCGGAACGGGCTCAGCACCACTTTGCTGGAAAAGGCCGTGGCGCTGCAACCTGGCGCCGTTACCCTGCTGGAAGAGCAATACCGGATGCACGAGGCAATTATGGGCTTTTCTTCTGCTGAATTTTATGAAGGCCGGTTGCTGGCACATGCTTCAGTAGCACAGCGCATGCTGTTTGCCGGCGATAAACCGCTCAGCTTTGTAGATACGGCCGGCTGTGGGTTTGAAGAAAAAACAGAAGGCACGGCCATTTCCAACCCGGAAGAAGCAGCCTTCCTGCTGAAGCACCTGACCGGGTTGGTCCGGGAACTGGATACTCATTACAGTATCAAGGATTTTCCTTCTATTGGGATCATTTCTCCCTATCGGCTGCAAATAGAAGTTTTAAAAGAATTAATCCTGCATAATACAGAGCTGTTGCCTTATGCGGCATTTATTACGGTCAATACTATTGACAGCTTCCAGGGGCAGGAGCGGGACATTGTGTATATCGGTCTTACCCGGAGCAATGCGGACAACCGGATCGGCTTTTTATCGGAAGTGCGCCGTATGAATGTGGCTATGACCCGCGCCCGCAAAAAACTGGTGGTGATCGGCGACAGTGCTACGCTATCGCAGTCGGATTTCTATGCTGACTTCATTGGCTATGCGGAAAAGCAGGAAGCCTACCTGAGCGCCTGGGAGTTTATGGATATTTGA
- a CDS encoding methyltransferase: MANSYFQFKQFTIHQDQCAMKVCTDACVLGAWFAAKVPDFSTILDIGSGTGLLMMMLAQKTGSDIHGIEIDLSAFKQLKENINQNSWKERFRIFPGDARTYTFPAKYDFIISNPPFFENDLPSATDEEQVAKHSKSLKLDELLEVINTNLDPFGAFGILLPYHRWEYFHQLAAANGFSLVENLLVKQSPQHPFFRSILHYSRSKENFSPLHELVIKGEDGAYTEDFTELMKDYYLHL; encoded by the coding sequence ATGGCTAACTCCTATTTTCAATTCAAGCAATTCACCATTCACCAGGATCAATGCGCCATGAAGGTCTGTACAGACGCCTGCGTACTGGGCGCCTGGTTTGCGGCCAAAGTGCCGGACTTCTCCACTATCCTGGATATTGGCAGTGGCACCGGCCTGCTCATGATGATGCTGGCCCAAAAGACAGGATCGGATATACATGGCATTGAGATTGACCTTTCCGCCTTTAAGCAGCTGAAGGAAAATATCAACCAGAACAGCTGGAAAGAGCGGTTCCGCATTTTCCCCGGTGATGCAAGGACCTACACTTTTCCCGCCAAATATGATTTCATTATCTCCAATCCGCCGTTTTTTGAGAACGACCTCCCCTCCGCCACCGATGAAGAACAGGTGGCCAAGCATAGTAAGTCGCTCAAACTGGACGAGCTATTGGAAGTGATCAATACCAACCTGGATCCCTTCGGGGCTTTTGGCATCCTGCTGCCCTATCACCGCTGGGAATATTTTCACCAGCTGGCCGCAGCCAATGGTTTTTCATTGGTGGAGAACCTGCTGGTGAAGCAAAGTCCGCAGCATCCTTTCTTCCGCAGTATCCTGCACTACTCCCGCAGCAAAGAGAATTTCTCTCCCCTGCATGAGCTGGTGATCAAAGGCGAGGACGGCGCCTATACGGAGGATTTTACAGAATTGATGAAAGACTATTACCTGCATTTATAA
- a CDS encoding aldose 1-epimerase family protein, giving the protein MFTIESPLLKATIQAKGAELTSLVHKETGIDHMWSGDPAVWGKHSPILFPIVGSLKDNTYYYQGQAYQLSRHGFARELPFAVETHTADAITFLLKHSAETLKVFPFAFELRLTYTAIDDTLGLTYQVSNPAKEPMYFSIGAHPAFKVPLAPDTAYTDYYLEFDQPETAGRWHLETGGLLASASTPLLDNTNLLPLRKDLFYKDALVLKGLRSTQVTLRSASTAHGLRMDFPGFPFFGIWAAVDADFVCLEPWCGITDSAQTSQQLPEKEGINRLAGGESFRRTCTLQLF; this is encoded by the coding sequence ATGTTTACTATCGAAAGTCCCCTGCTGAAAGCAACCATCCAGGCCAAAGGCGCAGAATTGACCAGCCTCGTTCACAAGGAAACGGGCATTGATCATATGTGGAGCGGCGATCCCGCCGTCTGGGGCAAACATTCGCCCATCCTTTTCCCGATCGTTGGCTCGCTGAAGGACAATACCTACTATTACCAGGGACAGGCCTACCAGCTGTCGCGCCACGGCTTTGCCCGTGAGCTGCCCTTTGCGGTGGAAACACATACCGCCGATGCCATCACCTTCCTGCTGAAACATAGTGCAGAAACATTGAAAGTATTTCCTTTTGCTTTTGAACTGCGATTGACCTATACCGCTATTGACGACACCCTGGGACTGACTTACCAGGTCAGCAACCCGGCTAAGGAGCCAATGTATTTTTCCATTGGCGCACACCCGGCCTTTAAAGTGCCCCTGGCACCGGATACAGCCTATACCGATTATTACCTGGAATTTGACCAGCCCGAAACGGCCGGTCGCTGGCACCTGGAAACCGGTGGCCTGCTGGCCAGTGCGTCCACGCCGCTGCTGGATAATACTAACTTGCTGCCCCTGCGGAAGGACCTGTTCTACAAGGATGCCCTGGTGCTGAAAGGGCTGCGGTCTACACAGGTAACGCTCCGGTCGGCCAGCACAGCCCATGGGCTGCGTATGGACTTTCCGGGTTTTCCGTTTTTCGGGATCTGGGCGGCGGTAGATGCAGATTTCGTTTGCCTGGAACCCTGGTGCGGCATCACGGACAGTGCGCAAACCAGCCAGCAGCTCCCGGAAAAAGAGGGGATCAACCGGCTGGCCGGGGGTGAAAGCTTCCGCCGGACCTGCACCCTCCAGCTCTTTTAA
- a CDS encoding ABC transporter permease: MRRIIEILSSSLNLTWQEFKSHKVRTLLSLSGVAFGIFCIIGVLATVNSLEYAIQKDIKALGSNTVYIDKWEYAEGGNDYPWWKYMNRPAPKAAEMKLLKEKVPAAANIAFYISYSPGNLEYNQGIISGVNYYGITDEFINIQPIDIQAGRYLLQSDFDQGTPSIIIGYAVAENLFGSKPEKAVGQLVKMKDGKRGQVVGLIKKQGKSILSAWEYDNSILMPMSFLQTMVRADNSGPVIMVQGKETVPIEQLKDELAGAMRSIRKLKPTQENNFSLNDIDAFSNMMSDLFSGVNKGGWAIAGLSLVVGMFGVANIMFVTVRERTSQIGLKKAIGAKRITILTEFLLESAFLCIMGGLLGLIAVFLLTLLSTAVFGFTMFIAPSILILAVSICLVVGVIAGIIPASIAARMDPVVAIRSK, translated from the coding sequence ATGCGTCGTATCATCGAAATACTCAGCAGCAGCCTCAACCTTACCTGGCAGGAGTTTAAGTCGCACAAAGTACGCACCCTGCTTTCCCTCAGTGGTGTGGCCTTTGGTATTTTCTGCATTATTGGCGTACTGGCCACGGTGAACAGCCTCGAATATGCCATACAGAAAGACATTAAGGCGCTTGGCTCCAATACGGTGTATATTGATAAGTGGGAATATGCTGAAGGCGGCAATGATTATCCCTGGTGGAAGTACATGAACCGCCCTGCTCCCAAAGCAGCAGAAATGAAACTGCTCAAAGAGAAAGTCCCTGCCGCCGCCAATATCGCTTTTTATATCTCCTACAGCCCCGGCAACCTGGAATACAACCAGGGTATTATTTCCGGTGTCAATTACTATGGGATCACAGACGAGTTTATCAATATTCAGCCTATAGATATACAGGCCGGTCGCTACCTGCTGCAATCCGATTTTGACCAGGGCACTCCCAGCATTATCATAGGTTATGCCGTTGCAGAGAACCTGTTTGGCAGCAAACCGGAAAAAGCCGTAGGCCAGCTGGTAAAGATGAAGGATGGCAAGCGCGGGCAGGTGGTAGGGCTGATCAAAAAACAGGGCAAGAGCATCCTCAGCGCCTGGGAATATGACAACAGCATCCTCATGCCGATGAGCTTCCTGCAAACCATGGTACGCGCTGATAACAGCGGCCCCGTGATCATGGTGCAGGGCAAAGAAACCGTGCCCATAGAGCAGCTGAAAGATGAACTGGCCGGCGCTATGCGTTCCATCCGTAAGCTGAAACCCACCCAGGAAAATAATTTCTCCCTGAATGATATAGATGCTTTCAGCAATATGATGAGTGATCTTTTCAGCGGCGTCAACAAGGGCGGCTGGGCCATTGCCGGCCTCTCCCTGGTGGTAGGCATGTTTGGCGTGGCCAATATCATGTTTGTCACCGTCCGGGAACGCACTTCGCAGATAGGGCTGAAAAAAGCCATCGGCGCCAAGCGGATCACCATCCTCACCGAGTTCCTCCTGGAATCCGCCTTCCTCTGTATCATGGGCGGGCTGCTGGGACTGATTGCCGTATTCCTGCTCACACTCCTATCCACCGCTGTCTTTGGTTTCACCATGTTCATAGCGCCGTCTATCCTGATACTGGCCGTTTCCATCTGCCTGGTGGTAGGGGTTATTGCCGGCATCATTCCCGCTTCCATTGCTGCGAGAATGGACCCTGTTGTGGCCATCCGGTCGAAATAG
- a CDS encoding peptide chain release factor 3 has product MKYINEIHKRRTFAIISHPDAGKTTLTEKFLLFGGAIQTAGAVKSNKIKKHATSDFMEIERQRGISVATSVMSFEYQGILINLLDTPGHKDFAEDTYRTLTAVDSVILVVDSVNGVEDQTRRLMEVCRMRDTPVIVFINKMDRDGKNRFDLLEEIEKELNIYLHPMTWPINSGKDFKGVYNLHDKNLLLFTANTKATDEDTIRVSELANPIVDSKLGDKDASLLREDVELVDGVHGELNVEDYVAGQVAPVFFGSAINNFGVKEMLDTFIRIAPVPRCRPTTAREICPDEEKFSGFIFKIHANLDPKHRDRIAFLRVCSGKFERNKYFHHVRLDKDVRFSNPYTFMARDKDVIEAAFPGDVVGLFDTGNFKIGDTLTEGADFYFTGIPSFSPEIFKEVVNKDPMKTKQLEKGLLQLTDEGVAQLFTQFGGNKKIIGCVGELQFEVIQYRLLQEYGASCEFRALPYYKACWITSNDSKKLEDFTRFKSNNIAMDKDEHLVYLAQSEWFLNTERTNNPDIEFHFTSEIHKETA; this is encoded by the coding sequence ATGAAGTACATCAACGAAATTCACAAACGAAGGACCTTTGCGATCATCTCGCACCCGGATGCCGGTAAAACCACACTGACCGAGAAATTCCTACTGTTCGGTGGCGCCATCCAGACAGCCGGCGCCGTTAAAAGCAATAAGATCAAGAAACATGCTACCAGCGATTTCATGGAAATTGAAAGGCAGCGGGGTATCTCCGTGGCCACTTCCGTGATGAGCTTTGAATACCAGGGCATTCTCATCAACCTGCTGGATACGCCCGGTCACAAGGACTTTGCCGAGGATACCTACCGCACCCTGACCGCTGTGGACAGTGTGATCCTGGTAGTGGACAGTGTGAATGGGGTAGAAGACCAGACCCGCCGCCTCATGGAGGTCTGCCGGATGCGGGATACACCCGTGATCGTGTTCATCAATAAAATGGACCGGGACGGTAAGAACCGCTTCGACCTGCTGGAAGAGATCGAAAAAGAACTGAATATCTACCTGCATCCCATGACCTGGCCCATCAACAGCGGCAAGGATTTTAAAGGGGTATACAACCTGCACGATAAGAACCTGCTCCTGTTCACTGCCAATACCAAGGCTACCGATGAGGATACCATCCGGGTTTCTGAACTCGCCAATCCCATTGTGGACAGCAAGCTGGGCGATAAGGATGCCTCCCTGCTCCGGGAAGATGTGGAACTGGTGGACGGCGTACATGGCGAGCTCAATGTGGAAGATTATGTAGCCGGCCAGGTAGCGCCTGTGTTCTTTGGCAGCGCCATCAACAACTTTGGCGTGAAGGAAATGCTGGATACCTTTATCCGCATCGCTCCTGTTCCCCGCTGCCGGCCTACCACCGCCCGGGAGATCTGCCCCGATGAAGAAAAATTCTCCGGCTTTATCTTCAAGATACATGCTAACCTGGATCCCAAGCACCGCGACCGGATCGCATTTCTCCGGGTCTGCTCCGGCAAATTTGAACGCAACAAGTATTTCCACCACGTAAGACTGGACAAGGACGTGCGCTTCAGCAATCCTTACACTTTTATGGCCCGGGATAAGGATGTCATTGAAGCCGCTTTCCCCGGTGATGTGGTGGGGCTTTTTGATACCGGTAATTTCAAGATCGGGGATACCCTGACCGAAGGGGCCGATTTCTATTTCACCGGCATTCCCTCTTTTTCTCCTGAAATTTTTAAAGAGGTAGTGAATAAAGATCCAATGAAAACCAAGCAATTGGAAAAAGGTCTTTTACAGCTTACTGATGAGGGCGTGGCCCAGTTGTTCACCCAGTTCGGGGGAAATAAAAAGATCATCGGTTGTGTGGGTGAACTGCAGTTTGAGGTGATCCAATACCGCTTATTGCAGGAATATGGCGCCAGCTGTGAGTTCAGGGCATTACCTTATTACAAGGCCTGCTGGATCACCAGCAACGATTCTAAAAAGCTGGAGGATTTTACCCGGTTCAAATCCAACAATATCGCCATGGACAAGGATGAGCACCTGGTATACCTGGCGCAAAGCGAGTGGTTCCTGAATACCGAGCGGACCAATAACCCGGATATTGAATTTCACTTTACATCGGAGATCCATAAGGAAACGGCGTAA